One window from the genome of Natrialba magadii ATCC 43099 encodes:
- a CDS encoding glycosyltransferase family 4 protein, with protein sequence MKLLLLVDWSYPCDHQFLTEVYAKNFIDKGHELTWVMRPQDPNHQTIEYKNWNDSEVYILPSSAYNPGRDAARFFTGRIQSNPLFKTDIDFTKFDLVHVRNDLSMGLAACYLANEFELPYVHQISHLKANSLIEEAKQGFNGRTSWIKGHLGKKLRRYVANSSDMVLPISDAMKRYLQNNSYTTPMQTLPTGAEVVGDIPTENILREKYGIDEEYVLLYMGSMSPSRKLEFLFDVLNVLEIDYDVNLVMVGGRLKSNRERLKQAANKKGVSDIVKFTGWVSDRVQIQSAIATADVGLSPLPTDSVLSTNAPIKTLEYMSLGTPVVASTTPDQQDVLKTSRAGLAVDYKVKSFVDAIDELLSSEERRNRMGKRGRDYIRNNRNFGVLSDLVEDIYNQVIRENKNE encoded by the coding sequence ATGAAGTTGCTTCTCTTAGTCGACTGGTCGTATCCCTGTGATCACCAATTTCTCACTGAAGTCTATGCTAAGAATTTTATTGATAAGGGGCACGAGCTGACTTGGGTCATGCGACCGCAGGACCCCAACCACCAAACAATAGAGTATAAGAATTGGAACGATTCTGAGGTATACATACTACCCTCTTCAGCCTATAATCCTGGCCGAGATGCTGCACGATTCTTCACTGGTCGAATTCAATCTAATCCACTATTCAAGACCGATATCGATTTTACTAAGTTTGATCTTGTCCATGTTCGAAACGACCTCTCAATGGGGTTAGCCGCATGTTATCTAGCTAATGAGTTTGAGTTACCGTATGTCCACCAGATTTCTCATTTGAAAGCAAACTCACTTATTGAAGAGGCGAAGCAAGGGTTTAATGGCCGCACTTCTTGGATTAAGGGGCATCTAGGTAAAAAATTACGCCGGTACGTAGCTAACTCCTCAGATATGGTTCTACCAATTAGCGACGCCATGAAACGATATTTGCAAAATAATAGTTACACCACCCCAATGCAAACTCTCCCGACTGGGGCTGAAGTTGTGGGAGATATACCTACTGAGAATATTTTACGAGAGAAATATGGAATCGATGAGGAATACGTATTGTTATATATGGGATCTATGTCCCCGTCTCGAAAATTAGAGTTTCTGTTTGATGTGTTAAATGTGCTTGAAATAGACTATGATGTTAATCTTGTAATGGTCGGGGGAAGATTAAAATCGAATCGAGAACGCCTGAAGCAGGCAGCAAACAAAAAAGGTGTCTCTGATATTGTCAAATTCACAGGTTGGGTTTCGGACCGGGTTCAGATCCAGAGCGCGATCGCAACAGCTGATGTGGGCCTTTCACCACTACCCACAGATAGTGTTCTTAGCACTAATGCACCAATAAAGACACTTGAATATATGAGCCTTGGAACACCCGTTGTGGCGTCAACTACCCCAGATCAACAAGATGTATTAAAAACATCGAGGGCGGGACTTGCCGTTGACTACAAAGTAAAATCATTTGTTGATGCAATTGATGAACTGTTGTCCAGCGAAGAGAGAAGAAATAGAATGGGGAAGAGAGGAAGAGATTACATTAGAAATAATAGGAACTTTGGAGTACTATCAGACCTGGTAGAAGACATATATAATCAAGTGATAAGGGAGAATAAAAATGAGTAA
- a CDS encoding polysialyltransferase family glycosyltransferase, whose amino-acid sequence MHAEFSSLKGLLSHCDKLIATRDIDFIASGRMPLNALSIDAELSSRREYNNGIIVLRDKGGEFLIGEDDFQATKDCNVEMVKYTQNGGGNKDQSKFGFKWPSITQIAKPIAAAGCALRRDQDRYPIDIISTGDWYKAFMPLFFISKNKKYSPQFISLNTILKYDDRSRTSKTKVEHYLSPSLRITKKDLYKWESGNILIDEDVAKTHQEYLSTDISYDPDTIVMLTQPFSETGQITQEEEYRIVSDLISELGDLGYQILLKPHPREHANKYKNLIGRNDVEILGNEKGEPIERQIAKYDAHAVIGYNSTALLTISAFYDLDVYTAEPFLRNKTTYESDIRFSEVTEGLLIEYTSGKSI is encoded by the coding sequence ATGCACGCAGAATTCTCGTCCCTAAAGGGCTTGTTAAGTCACTGTGATAAACTTATCGCCACTAGAGATATTGATTTTATTGCTAGCGGCAGAATGCCGTTGAATGCCCTATCAATTGATGCCGAATTGAGTTCCCGCAGAGAATACAACAATGGAATAATTGTCCTAAGGGACAAAGGTGGAGAATTCTTGATTGGAGAAGATGATTTTCAAGCAACAAAAGACTGTAATGTTGAGATGGTTAAATATACGCAAAATGGCGGTGGGAACAAAGACCAAAGCAAATTTGGGTTCAAGTGGCCATCTATTACACAAATAGCTAAGCCAATAGCGGCCGCTGGTTGTGCACTACGGAGAGACCAGGACCGATATCCAATTGACATAATATCGACCGGGGATTGGTACAAAGCATTCATGCCATTGTTTTTCATATCCAAAAACAAAAAATACTCTCCACAATTTATATCCTTGAATACCATTTTAAAATATGATGACAGATCCAGAACCTCAAAGACAAAAGTAGAGCATTATCTATCTCCGAGTCTAAGAATAACTAAGAAAGACCTATATAAATGGGAGAGTGGGAATATTTTAATAGACGAAGACGTAGCAAAGACCCATCAAGAATATCTGTCAACTGACATATCGTATGACCCAGACACTATAGTTATGTTAACACAACCCTTCTCGGAAACAGGACAAATAACACAAGAAGAAGAGTACAGAATAGTCTCAGACCTAATTAGTGAATTGGGTGACCTTGGGTATCAGATCCTATTGAAGCCACATCCACGCGAACATGCTAATAAGTATAAAAATCTAATTGGACGGAATGACGTGGAAATTCTTGGAAACGAAAAAGGAGAACCGATAGAAAGACAAATTGCGAAATATGATGCTCATGCAGTTATTGGATATAACAGTACAGCACTATTAACAATAAGTGCATTTTATGATTTGGATGTCTATACTGCTGAGCCATTCTTGCGAAATAAGACAACCTATGAATCAGACATTCGCTTTTCAGAGGTTACGGAAGGTCTATTAATTGAGTATACTTCTGGCAAATCCATATAG
- a CDS encoding asparagine synthase C-terminal domain-containing protein — protein sequence MEDRLPDVHISNHNDWTQKNGVSFSGTIVYNGDIISGVDACELFGGVQTSDDLKKIVGNSTGFFATIIESSNELMLTVDQAGSRQIFYTNFGNRLHISDEYKKLQHNLENEEPPSGVKKELLKSGYISQNDTLHPKIKKTQAGEIHAFNQIGNTTEVKISSHYKYEVGGEIKNNENALEELENKLDIITKRLISFADESPIILFLSGGYDSRLLAYMLHKHEADNVYAVTGDQQNDEFNHAGRISKELGFNWTKLRVSHDDLTRIYQSNHWEPVEKHVEGHRAPMPELNTIAYLQKIKNDKTLPDSGVIVKGHTIAEAGKRIPTNFLNKAEINSEEVVFDILSRHYTGTDRYSNQIPNGELHDRVSSWLEEDNKISQTTAIQKCESWYWSHRIPHYLMCDSSVYNNFGYDYWHPFLDREYLEFYTHLPVEHRYKRKLLESYTDRLDERRGVSVEDSDKIQSVLKDILSGGEIESLALKIKDTVEQSIESPINVYEGDKRYGYMGKEEFLNRYSGSERYNYFLAEDTLQNAITHNE from the coding sequence ATGGAAGATCGTTTGCCTGATGTTCATATTTCTAACCATAATGATTGGACCCAAAAAAATGGGGTCTCATTCAGTGGAACAATAGTTTATAACGGTGATATCATATCTGGGGTAGATGCGTGTGAGTTATTTGGGGGTGTGCAGACATCAGATGACCTCAAAAAGATAGTGGGGAATTCAACTGGCTTTTTTGCGACTATTATAGAGTCAAGTAACGAGTTGATGTTAACCGTTGATCAAGCCGGGAGCCGGCAAATTTTTTACACAAATTTTGGAAATAGGCTACATATTTCTGATGAGTATAAGAAATTACAACATAACTTGGAGAATGAAGAACCTCCATCAGGAGTTAAAAAGGAGTTGTTAAAATCGGGTTATATTTCCCAGAATGACACCCTGCACCCAAAGATCAAGAAAACCCAAGCAGGGGAAATACATGCCTTCAATCAGATAGGTAATACGACCGAGGTTAAAATATCAAGCCATTATAAATACGAAGTGGGGGGTGAAATCAAAAACAACGAAAATGCGTTAGAAGAATTAGAGAATAAGCTGGATATTATCACAAAACGCCTAATATCATTTGCTGATGAATCCCCAATTATACTTTTTCTAAGTGGTGGATACGACTCCAGGTTATTGGCTTATATGTTACATAAGCATGAGGCTGACAATGTGTATGCAGTTACGGGGGATCAGCAGAACGACGAATTCAACCATGCGGGAAGAATTTCAAAAGAACTGGGGTTCAATTGGACAAAATTGAGGGTATCTCATGATGATCTGACCCGAATTTACCAATCTAATCACTGGGAACCAGTGGAAAAGCATGTCGAAGGCCATCGAGCACCAATGCCAGAATTAAACACCATTGCTTATTTGCAAAAAATAAAAAACGATAAGACGTTACCAGACAGCGGCGTCATCGTTAAGGGTCATACAATTGCTGAAGCAGGAAAACGTATCCCTACCAATTTTTTAAATAAGGCTGAAATAAACTCTGAAGAAGTGGTCTTCGACATTCTTTCACGTCATTATACAGGAACGGATCGCTATTCAAATCAAATTCCGAATGGTGAACTCCATGATAGAGTTTCATCTTGGCTGGAAGAAGATAATAAAATTTCTCAAACAACTGCCATCCAAAAGTGTGAAAGTTGGTACTGGAGTCACCGCATTCCGCATTATCTAATGTGTGACTCGTCAGTTTACAACAACTTTGGATACGATTATTGGCACCCTTTCCTTGATAGGGAATATTTGGAATTTTACACCCATCTACCGGTTGAACACCGCTATAAACGGAAATTACTAGAATCATACACAGATAGGCTAGACGAAAGGAGAGGTGTTTCAGTAGAAGATTCCGACAAGATACAATCAGTCTTAAAGGATATCCTTTCTGGTGGTGAAATTGAATCGTTAGCACTCAAAATAAAAGACACAGTAGAACAGTCAATCGAGAGTCCGATCAATGTATATGAAGGTGATAAAAGGTATGGGTATATGGGGAAAGAGGAATTTCTTAATCGATACTCCGGTTCAGAACGCTATAATTACTTTTTAGCCGAAGACACTCTCCAGAACGCTATTACCCATAATGAATAA
- a CDS encoding IS1/IS1595 family N-terminal zinc-binding domain-containing protein yields the protein MIPLDVFGSESVAADLLKQVRWRNGVTCPRCRSDLTVKNGSYGHFQHYLCKNCDRTFNDKTGTIFAHSKVALRKWLFSIYAFLRFNTSLHQLQLEIDQYKTIYQHIERFTKALNAPSLNLVGPVEIDEVYVSAELKGRERDQESRSRGLSTRGRGSYDQDKPPVFTIVDRGTGERYVIAAKSADEDVHVNTCESHGSLLRPWLSPHRGISKDKLTQYLRTFQLRGKLLRKPGRKALKHAVKATL from the coding sequence ATGATTCCGCTAGATGTGTTTGGGTCGGAATCGGTCGCAGCGGACCTGTTAAAGCAGGTTCGCTGGCGTAACGGTGTTACTTGCCCTCGCTGCCGTTCTGACCTGACGGTCAAGAACGGCAGCTATGGCCACTTTCAGCACTATCTCTGTAAGAATTGCGACCGCACGTTCAACGACAAGACCGGCACGATCTTCGCCCATTCGAAAGTCGCGCTCAGGAAGTGGCTGTTCTCGATTTACGCGTTTCTCCGGTTTAACACGAGTCTTCACCAACTTCAGCTAGAGATTGACCAGTACAAAACGATCTACCAGCACATCGAACGTTTCACGAAGGCGCTCAACGCGCCTTCGCTCAACCTCGTTGGTCCCGTCGAAATCGACGAAGTCTACGTTTCTGCAGAGTTGAAAGGCCGCGAGCGCGACCAAGAGTCGCGCTCGCGTGGCCTGTCCACGCGTGGGCGAGGATCATACGACCAGGATAAACCGCCGGTGTTCACGATCGTCGATCGCGGCACCGGCGAGCGATACGTGATTGCCGCGAAATCAGCCGACGAAGACGTTCACGTCAATACCTGCGAGAGCCACGGATCGCTGCTGCGACCGTGGCTCTCGCCTCATCGAGGCATCTCAAAAGATAAACTCACACAGTATCTCCGAACGTTCCAACTTCGAGGAAAGTTACTGCGAAAACCAGGGAGAAAAGCGCTCAAACACGCTGTCAAAGCTACGCTGTGA
- a CDS encoding O-antigen ligase family protein: MDQNDWKGYIVNILFVFLLIIILLPSTVVVNTTIGNASSIILTFLFLIIIYSIYGGVAVEYVKSIGIAFFIIFLVLLYHIHNGRYNLAHNAFYPIYGVLYPVIFMFIFPNYINYRVISKAIAVFSSVVVIIGLPALIIGTYDLFWFQVQAVEYSSVTRLRSIFEGSQNSLGRFLMIGSIFAFSEYHNTSNTLWGGVVAINIFGLYLTGSRGSLAAFSIGFSIYLIYYFYNKEIYKKVYAIVLFGYSSALLFFFGLIPWPNTIKSIDFSHRFEIWDATLNASSNNIILGNGLVPRSELIAPYLYTPEIMGVNPHNGYLSILLYSGIIGLISYLSIIYQVLLLSIARDESNVLMMSVSISILTESFVEDVMIIGTGFSTIILSMCFGYLIKESEISNRIIIKQKTTD, encoded by the coding sequence ATGGATCAAAATGACTGGAAAGGATATATAGTAAATATCTTGTTTGTATTTCTATTGATTATTATATTATTACCTAGTACGGTAGTTGTTAATACAACAATAGGGAACGCATCATCTATAATTCTAACCTTTTTGTTCCTAATAATAATATATTCAATATATGGTGGAGTGGCTGTTGAGTATGTTAAGTCCATCGGAATTGCTTTTTTCATAATATTTCTTGTGTTGCTGTATCACATACATAATGGGCGTTACAACCTCGCGCACAATGCATTTTATCCAATCTATGGCGTTCTTTACCCAGTTATATTCATGTTTATCTTCCCCAATTACATAAATTACAGAGTGATATCAAAGGCTATCGCAGTGTTTTCGTCAGTGGTCGTAATCATTGGGTTGCCAGCACTCATAATCGGAACATATGATTTATTTTGGTTTCAAGTCCAGGCAGTTGAATATAGTTCTGTAACCCGGTTGAGATCAATCTTCGAAGGTAGTCAAAATTCACTAGGCAGGTTTTTAATGATTGGTTCAATATTCGCCTTCTCAGAGTATCATAACACAAGCAATACACTTTGGGGGGGAGTAGTAGCTATAAACATATTTGGGTTATATTTGACTGGTAGCAGAGGAAGTCTTGCTGCCTTTTCTATAGGTTTCTCTATTTACTTAATATACTATTTTTACAATAAGGAGATTTATAAGAAAGTGTATGCAATAGTTCTCTTTGGATACTCGTCAGCACTTCTTTTCTTTTTTGGACTAATACCTTGGCCAAATACAATCAAAAGCATTGATTTCAGTCATAGATTTGAGATATGGGATGCTACCCTGAACGCCTCTTCAAATAATATCATTTTAGGAAACGGATTAGTACCCCGGAGCGAATTGATAGCCCCATATCTTTATACACCAGAAATAATGGGGGTGAATCCACATAATGGGTATTTATCAATTTTACTGTATTCTGGTATAATTGGACTCATTTCATACCTCTCCATTATATACCAGGTTTTACTTCTGTCCATTGCTAGAGATGAGTCAAACGTCCTAATGATGTCTGTTTCCATCTCAATCCTAACCGAATCTTTTGTAGAAGATGTTATGATCATTGGAACCGGCTTCAGTACAATAATCTTATCTATGTGTTTTGGGTACTTGATTAAGGAGAGTGAAATTAGTAATAGAATAATCATCAAGCAGAAAACTACTGACTAA